A region of the Scatophagus argus isolate fScaArg1 chromosome 6, fScaArg1.pri, whole genome shotgun sequence genome:
GCGGTGCGTCACATGTAAACCATCACTAATGTATTGAGTGGGTGTCATTGCTGCCCAGGCAAAGGAAATGCAAACTCTGACAGGTTGTTTACTGCCGAGAGGCTTGTTGAAGTGTCGTTTCGAGCACCGCACCATCTGGCCTATTCCTCGTGTTTATTCCGTTTCCTCCTCTCCATATGGCAGAATCTACAGGGCATGGACGAACGTCGGACAGTGAAGCTTGGAGAGACGTATCGGAGTTTTGCTGAGGCAGAACGGAGAGTCATTCCCATTGTCTCCAAATGTCTAGAGGGAATGGTTTCTGCTGCCAAAGCTGTCGATGAGCGAAGGGTATGTAGTGGACTGGAGGTCAGATGCACTCTAAGAAAGCTGTCCTGAAGAAATAAGCTGATACTTAGCATAGGATGATAGAAGACTTTTTTGGTCTCCCATCactcatctgtccatctgtttttAATGTCCCTTCTTTCCAGGATTCGGCAATTGTTGTGGAGTCATTTAAGTCTGGCTTCGACCCACCAGGCGACTTCCCCTTCGAGGACTACAGTCAGAATCTGAGCAGGACGGGTTCAGACGGGACCATCAGCAACACGCCTAAAGGGGACAGGGATAGAGACGGGGCTCCGGGGCCACGGCCAGACCCGAAACACCCTATGAGCAGGACCAAGAACAAGCTGTGGCTGTTTGGGAAGAAACCAAAGGTACAAGCAGTGAGGGATCCTTGTTGTAGTACTGCTGCGCTTAAGCCTTATAAGCAGGGGAAACCTTGGATGATATTCATCAGTATATTCATAATGTTCTTGTTAGAATGGAGGGGAAAAGGTCTGAATGGAAGAGCTCATGAGAGCTCTTCATAATACACTGCAGATTTAAGTAGTCACAGAACATGCCTTCTGAGTTTTACCATTTATTTAATCTAAATGTAATTAAACAAGGACTgagtgtttattcattttactgGTAGTCACTTCTCAGATATGCCGCAGAAAATCCCCCAGCCTGCAGCTTTGTTAGTCACACAACCTTCTCCATTTTGCTCTACGGCAGGCACTTTCTGCAGATAAATTTAAAGTCTTATTACTTTCTTTGCGCCTTAGTTCTAGTTTTTGTCCCCATTCCAGTGTTTGTGACAACTCTGAGATTTCTTTCTCCAGTACGCTCCTTGAACCTTGGCCCGCTCCACCGGGACCATGTTGGCTAATCGTTAACCCTCTCCTGTTGGTTTTTGTAAACGTATCAGGCATTTCTGGGAAGGATCagggtgtgtgtatatggatTAGTTTCACACACGGTGCCCAAGATTTTCATAGGTGTGTCCCAAGTTTGAATTTAAAACCCCTGAAAACTTGGCCTCTGtgacattaaatatgaatgttaTATACAAGtagcagttttctttctttttttggtttatgtaaACATCTATTAAAATTTGAACCCTCAAAAACTCAGTTAAGCTGCTTTATCAGAGCTACGTGTTAGTGACGGGATCAGATTTTCTTCACAAATATCCAACTGTCTTCAGATTGTGACCCAAATGACTAAATCCTGATTGGTACATGGAAGTCTGTGGCATCACTTTTCCCCAGTGAAGCCCCGGCCACTTCATACCCATGAGAAgatcacagagaaaagaagaaatgcagCAAGATGCCACATGACAAACTAAACTTATTCTGAAAACACTACGTTCATGTCAGATTCGCTCACTCATTCTAAGCAATTGTGTTTATAACGACGAAAACCACCATCAAACGTGAAATACTTTTCAAAATCGAGCATAAATCCAAAGAAGGTGTCTTCCTGATTTTTGCCTTTGTCCTCTCTCCCGACTCCACACCAGTCCCctacctcctctcctcctccccctccctcctcctcctcctcctcctcccgtcCCCGGCCCACTTCCCACATTTTTCCTCCGTCCCGGTTCAGCTCTGACCTTGTGAGCCACTATCTGTCTGAGATAAAGACTACAGTACCCAGAATCCCCCAGAATCTGAGGGGCCTGAGGAGAGGGGTGAGACAGGAAGTCGTGCTGTAGTGTGTTTGATTAAGTTGAAgtgattttggtttttaaatttCTTCAACAGGGTGTCTGGAAAAACAGTAGAAAACTATACAGAATTTAGTTAAATCCGGTTTTATCGTgagctgttttctctgatttgatttatattttcaaaGTGTAACTTCACTCTTAACTTTATAAAACTTGCAGACACCcagttgttctgtttttctcactcatttcttctcttttctgtttttgtctgtttgtttctctttctttcttttctctcctcttttatttATGACAGATTTCTGCTCCAATCAATGAGATGGAAGATGattgatggtgtgtgtgtctgtgtgagggaTTTGGAGGATTTTTGGCTTTCTGGTTGCAGTGGGGTGTGTGTTAACACTGTCATTATGCTCTGAAGCAAagctttctgctttctgtcagtGGAACACAAATTTGTAAATAACACACGCTTCAGTGCCAAGTCAACATTTGATTGGCTTTTTCCTCCCATCGTTTCTGTCAGGACCATCTGCGATTGGCTGCTTTTCAGTGTGGTTTAATGTGTCAGGTGGCCTGCAGAAGAACAGGTGGACGAACCTACTGGGCGTCTGTTCGACTGCTGATACAAAACCGGCTGCTTGTGGGCCATCATCTGATTCAGAAATACATTCCAGACAGGGAGATTTGCAGGaagtcagtgtgttgtgtgctgtggAGGTTTGCACCAAAATGTATCGCGTGTGCTGTTCAGGTCTAACATGTTGGATGCATTACGGATTTGTGTACGGTAGTTTAAATAGCGCTGCACccattaatcaattagtcaatcCACAGAAAATTAATGAACAGCTGTTTTGatcatcattttattcatgTTCCTCCTGCAGTTCACTGGTGCTCTTGTAGCAGGATTGTAGATTTCATGGCTCATGAAGCTCATGTgcaggagaaacaaaaatgGGATCCACTTGTAAAGACTCGTCAGAAGCTCCACAGGGTACATTCATTATCAGCAGTGTTTAGAAATTATCATTTAATAGAATTAtggcagaaaacattttcaacttcTACGGTTCACTCAGCcccaaagtgtttttttttttccttgttattCCTGCAGGAATATTTTCATTGCTTAGGGtaatcagcagaaaaaaacacataattgtattttaacaaaaaaaagcctGCTGACACACTGGGAACACGCAGCAATCTGACTGGTTTTTAATGCTGACCGGCTGGCCTGCTGGTGGCTCCTTGACTTACTGACAACTAACCAGCATCTCatgttgtttgtctctttttaacGGTTAATGCGTCAGTGGTCAGTCAGGAcggtaagtgtgtgtgtttgtgtgtgtagagaaGACCAAAAGAGACCCAGCAGTCTAGTTGCTCGTATCTTCACCGTGTAGGATGTCCCCTATTGTCCAGTTTACAATCCCAATAGTGATAGTAAAGTTAACTCCTAGTCAAGATAGATTTCCCAACAGCTCTTTTACCAACTGAAGCgcccaaacacaaacagagttttcatttttaatccattttaCTCATTCAGTTATTATCTATTATCTattcttttatttcaatttgaaTGTAACATCTACATGCTGATTTGGGCTTCTTATTTAACAAGTTTCGTTCTGTGGAAAGTTTGTTAACAAGTCAGTGCCTTAATCAGCAGTTTAACAGGCATACACAAATCTTTATCCCGTGTTTTTGAGGGATCGCTCTTCCACACAAATGACCTTATTCTGAGTTGGTATGCAGTttaaatatatgtttgtttttaaccacAAGGCCCCATCTCTGGAGGACTTCAGCCACTTACCCCCtgaacagaggaggaagaggctgcagcagaggatCGACGAACTCAACAAAGAGCTCCAGAAAGAGATGGATCAAAGGTAGGGTGGGCAAGTCCACATCACTCATTCAGAAAAGTCAAGGACAGTAAGCCTCACATCATGCCTACACAGAAAGCATTTAGTTTTTCACTTTTCCAGCAAGACGATTAAGTCATCTGATGCCGCGGAGATGACACTCACTCTTCACTCACAAAACTGTGGCGGAAAAACGACCATGGAGAAGCTGTAACGCGACGTGTTTGCTCGCTCTCGTGACCTACAAGTCCATCCCATAAACTCGTacttgtttgtgtctttcagagATGCCCTGAACAAGATGAAGGACGTGTATGAGAAGAACCCGCAGATGGGAGACCCCAGCAGTCTACAGCCTAAAATATCAGAAACCATATGTAACATGGAGAAGCTGCGCTCTGAAATCCACAAAAATGAGGTGAGCATGAGGGAAGATTTCAGTTCAGAAAGAGCCTGTAAACACCTGAGTGTAAAACCCAAGAATGAGGTGGAAGGTTGGGGATGAAAAGAACACTAACAAGTGTTCCTCTGCGTGGGAGAATTATTTTAGCTCTTCTAGAGCCTCTGGCCCCATCTACTGGTCAACTACATACAGAAAAACTGGATGGCAGCTGCAGGTGTCAAGTCTCCTCTCTTTGTCAACAGACTTGGTTATCTGAGGTGGAGGGAAAGCAGAGCtccagaggagacaggagacacagCGCCGACAACCACCATCACACTCCTCAAGGCAGAGAGAGGTAAACCAACCAACGAGTAAAGATGAGGATACTCTTTACTCTGTAAccctgatttatttttccctacaatgttttttcttaaatattctTTAATGTAATATAtctatatgtaatatatattacCAGGGTAATgataagatatatatatatatataattattaagAAGTAAAATCCAGAGTTGCGCCTGAATCAGGATTAAATTCAGTCGAACCAGGCTTCTGCGTGCTGATTCCCATTTTTCCAGGGGAATAATTTACTCTCTCTTCAGtcttttgctgtttgttaaCATGCAGCAGTGATGTATTTAAATCATGCAAACTCAAAACTCCATCCCATCAGTCCTGAGGGCAGTTACACAGATGACACCAGTCAGGAGCATCACAAACCTCACCACCGCTCCGCCCCGCCACAGCCCGGAAACTCCAACCCCGATCCGCACGAGTTCGACGACGAATTCGACGACGACGACCCGCTGCCTGTCATTGGACACTGCAAAGCGCTCTACTCCTTTGATGGTGAGGACAAACGGTCTGTCCGAGCTTTAAAGGGAGCTTAAAAGTCATTACTGTCGACCTTCAGAGTGTCCACCGACAGGTTTAAcagcatcagaatcagaatcagaattcctttatttataccCGAGGGGAAAATCTAGTTTGAGGAATAAGTGAAACAACATGTGAACATGAAaactttaatttgttgtttgtttggctcTTAGGTCAGAACGAGGGGACACTGGTGATGGCAGAAGACGAGGTAGTACTGATTTCTTCATCACTATGATGAACTCGCAcgctgtagtttattttgactcaatctctctctctctctcacatacacacacacacacacacacacacacaaacacacacacacacacaccgtcctgctgctgtaaatactcactagagcaccaaatgtgtattgATCTGCCTCTGAACGTACTCTCCAACAAAAGTCATGTTTACTAAAACAATAGAAGAATCTTAAGAAGCTTGTCTTTTCCATTGCAGGTGTTGTACATCATCGAGGAGGACAAAGGCGACGGCTGGACGAGGGCGAGGAAGCAGAGCGGAGAGGAGGGCTACGTCCCCACCTCCTACGTAGACATCACCctggagaaaaacagcaaaggtGCTGTCACCTACATCTGAGGCTACGTTGTCCTCTCATCCGTGTGTCATCCTGTCCATCGCTGCTTTCTGTCCCTCACAGTAacactgcaaaagaaaaaaaagacaacatctaAACACCCACATGGACATTcatctgtcttcctgtcctgatttccatcctgtctctctgttctcGTCCTCCTGTTTCCTAATTattcctctcactctgtcatCATTTGTCCCCGTCCTCCTGTCATATATGTGGGACTGGTGTGTCAGAGGTGAGTGTCgggacacaaagacaaataggAACAACCCGTTtgaaggtgtgtttgttttgtatgacGTGTTTCTCTGTGTCAAAGATGTCTCCACTGCTGTTTTGAGCCCGAAGTCGAGGCTGCATTACTTCTTTATCGATCAAAGTGTTTAAGATTGTTTAATGTAATATattagaaacattttatttttatttttacttgttcctttaattattttgatgttcctctttttaaaaaactggcGACGTTGAAAACTGCTTTTAAAGCTCCTTGGTTTCAATTGTCGACATAAATTGAAGGTGTTCTGATTTCATTCGTTTTAAGttctgtttggtgtgtgtgtgtgtgtgtgtgtgtgtgtgtgtgtgtgtgtgtgtgtgtgtgtgtgtgagagtattAGTTTCTCTGTGTCACCCGTGCCATCACACTGGAGGTGGATTGTAGAGACTGTTTTCACACTGGAGTTTAGTCTTTCAGGTGATGTCCTTCCAGAGCAGAACTGGACATTTTAAAGGACAAAGGTGACATATTCTGGACTTTTCAAAGTCAACAAATCCcttgaaaagaccaaaaccaacaatctGTCAGACAACCTGAAGCTCTCTGAGCCTGTTGGTTCCTGAAACTGTAGTCCTGCATTTGTTCGGGAGTCCGGAGTCCCCGTCTGGGAACCGGTTCTGTAGCGAGTGTTTCTGACATCAgctcagaggagaaaaagacatCACACTTTGATCATTCTTGTGAGTAGGATCtattcattgttggttttggcttgttgacaagaagaaaatatatCGCCAGGTGCAATCTTTAATTCTAAAATCTGAAAGAAAGTTAGGAGACGAAGTTCAGGATAAGTTTGGAAAGTGACAAAATGCAGTGTGGAAATGGTTTTGGTCCGGCAATTCATCAAATTCTCATTGACAGATCATGTGTCTGATGTTTCACCGACATCCGTGATGGTTTGATCCTCGGCGGCAGGTGTTGTCCACTGTTTGaagggtttttcttttctagcCAACACCTTTCAGTAAGAACAAGAGTGCAGAATCATGGCAGCCAAATACACAGAGTGACTGCACGCTGAGAACCGCTAACAGGAAAGCGTTGCTGCCATTCATTTGTTAGCGTTATCATGTTGTCAGCAGCTATtggtaaaatgtgttttaaggaGAGGCTGCCAAATGTAACGAAAGAACAtgaacctgctgctgtttcacagcAGAGTCCAGACTGAACACTGCAGTTCAGTCTCCATCCATTTAAAACTTGCTGAGCTGTTGTTGTCCTGGACAGAAGGAAGGCTAATTCACCTTTTGTTTCAGACTTATAGAGATTGAAATGTTGCTCAGGCTGTTATTCAGTCTAGAGTGAAAAATGTTGACAATTGTTGGATGTTGGATCTTTACGAAGACCTCAAGTCTTCATTAATCCGACCAGGGTTTCTGCAGGTTCTTAGAAAGTCTTAGAAAGACTGGTTTACGCCtgttgaaaatgacaaattttgaTGGGTGTAAAGGCTTTAGAGTCGCACACTGAGTCCGATATTAAACTGCTGGCTAACTGCCTTCATCCAAAATTGTTCTGTCTGTCAAGTccagttgaatgtttgagttGAATGTGAATAAATTCATTTACTTTGCAAGTAATTCTGGGGCTTTTTATGCTGGTGTGAAATAGGTCTTAGGTTGCATTCAGACATCCTCAAACGTCAAAGTctaatgacagacagaaacagccGATACCTTCTaccttttttcatttgaaatgattgAATTGTCGTCAACCTGACAGAAAACCTGAAGTCTTCTCCTTTAAAACTTAACACAGTTTCTCCCTGTGAACagttttgttcttctgaaacACAAACCTCCTTCTCAACATCAGtcatatttgtgtatgtgtgtcttgtgtATATTTTAGTAACTGGCTCTCTCCTCTATGTGACTGCAGGTTCCTGAGGGATGCAGGGTGGCCGGGCGATTTGATTGGCTGGTGGAGGGCTCACGTTGATTGCTGATtattggtggtggtggaggggggcgGCGatgagggggaaagagagaggtagagagggaATGAGAGATAAAGTGGCAGATTTGCATGTCTGCATGCTCATTTATCCATAATCAGCAAAGCATTCCGGGATACCGGAGGAAGAAGGGAGGGTCACAAGAAGAAAAGTCGACGACCTGAAAGccaaaaacactgatttcattTAATAAGGTGCAGCCACAGGAGAAGTCCCACCATGAACGGGAGGAGTCTCTAAGCGTGTCTCCTGATGGTACAGCAGCTTTTCAGACCGGAAAGCGACAGCAGCTGCGGCCGAACCTGCAGACAGCAGGTCGACGCGGTAAACAGGGACGTTTGTGCTCGTTCGTCAGCTTGGCGTCCTCAGTCCCTCCTCTCTGCCGCTGGGCTGGAAGATGAAGCTGCTTCCTGGTCTGTAAGGCTGTTGCATCATGGGACTTCTGTGTTGGCTGCACATGTTTGCCTGCCCTGTTAGGAAGTGGAAAAACCCTACTGATGTTCTGCTTTCTCTGGGTTCAAACATTCAAGTATGTAGCACCTGCTGCACTACAAGATCAGTGATGGTGCAGGAAATACAAAACACCTGACAGGACCTCACTAACACTAATCACTAACTAAGGGTGAAACATACACGTGTGCTTCAAGGTTTCAGCCCAGAGACAGCAGTGCAACAGCAGGTTTTCCTCTCTGATCAGAGGCAGATTTTTTCATTAATGACACACAGGAGCATCTCCCCACCTCACTGATTCACCATCTGTTGGTGCTTTAGCAGGACAGCTTTCCTTTTTTATGAATTGAATTAGTTCCTGTCGGAGCTGGTCCAAGGTTTGGGGACAAAGGTTTCTCTAAGCTTCAGTGGTCGTGGCTACCGCTGAAGCTTCTTCACGCAGTGAATGGGCTCCACACGTCTTTAAATTAGCATTTTGAAAGGAAATGCTCATCACAAAAGATGACAAGGCAACTGAGCAACTTCTTCATCTACTGAAGGTTATGAGATGTGGCTGAAAGTTTGGGGAAACAAGTAAGTTAACGTTGTGATGAGCTTTTTCTTGGTCAAACTGCTATTTTTAAGGTCATTAATGGACCCTGAATGTCAGAATATCAAAAtctttccatttccatttttttttacctccaaCTCGCACTTCATACCCCAAACCTTTGATTCAGCTCCTCATGAGAGAAAATCGGTTGATTTTAAACTTCAGGGTTTGTCGGTTTTTGAGGGTCAGATGTGCTCACAGTATTTGCTGCCACTAACAAAGTCAGTTCTGCTCCAACTCATCCGTGTTCtttatcatcatcactgtcatcatctgTGCTGTTGGTgatgcctgcctgcctgcctgcctgtctgcctgagCCACTCTGCTCCTCATGCCTGCCTGCCTTCACCCTCATTCAGTCGCATGTCCTTAACGTGTTCTTAACGTGTCCCAGACATGATCAAGTGTTTCATTTGTGACATTAACTTTGTTTGTGCAACTTTGGCTGAGTTGTGTTTTGAATGCCATCATGATGTTCTAAAGGAAATCTAGCATGAGTATGATTTTTATATACGAGCACTGAATGTCTCCTGGACAGCAGCTGGTGAAAATCAGAGCTACTTATTTGTCAGATAGCAGGACTGTTAGGTGAACACAGGACCTCTCTACCGCCTTTCTTTTCccacctttcctctccttttcttcctggGTTGTAATTCCACCAGTCGACCAGCAGAGGGGAGCCTTCCCTCACCAAACCACAGCTCAGCCCGAACAGGACAGGGCCACTTTGAGTAACGCCGAACGTCCAGAGGAGCTGTGGTGTCTTTTGCAGTAGGACCCTGCCTTAAaccttcatgttgttttaacGTGAAGTGATTAttccacacgcacacagacatcTGGATGTGTCTGCTCTTCTGCCTGACTACATCTCCCATCAGCCACCTGGGTTCAGCCCCGCCTCCTCCTGGGACGCTCAACTGCtcttaatgattttttttttccattttatcttttttgtgaATGTGACGACACGCACGCGTGTATCAACAACATGTAGGCAGGTTTATGGAAGGCCAAGCAGgccaaaaaacacaactttgcGTGTTTGTCTTCCATACACATTAACCTGTaaaggtgtgtctgtgttacaCGTGTGACGTTACTTTTTATCGTTGAATGATTTGTACATATGATCATCTTTCATGTCATGCTGAATGTGTTTCAATGGTGATTGTTTTTAGGTTTGTTTGATCGACACTCTTCACGAGAGACTACAAGGTTTGAATTGAACTGATGCACTTTGCCCTGAAGTACTACAGCATTTGAATCTGCCTAAATGAACGAGTGAATGAACgagtgaataaatgaatgaatgaaggtcT
Encoded here:
- the fnbp1l gene encoding formin-binding protein 1-like isoform X2; amino-acid sequence: MSWGTELWDQFDNLDKHTQWGIDFLERYAKFVKERLDIEQNYAKQLRSLVKKYCPKRSKDEEPRFTSCLSFYSILNELNDYAGQREVVAEEMAHKVYGELMRYSQDLKAERKHHLQEGRKAQQYLDHCWKQMDNSKKKFERECREAEKAQITFERLDNDINATKSEVEKAKAQFYLRTHMADESKNEYAAQLQNFNAEQWKHFNNAIPHIFKNLQGMDERRTVKLGETYRSFAEAERRVIPIVSKCLEGMVSAAKAVDERRDSAIVVESFKSGFDPPGDFPFEDYSQNLSRTGSDGTISNTPKGDRDRDGAPGPRPDPKHPMSRTKNKLWLFGKKPKAPSLEDFSHLPPEQRRKRLQQRIDELNKELQKEMDQRDALNKMKDVYEKNPQMGDPSSLQPKISETICNMEKLRSEIHKNETWLSEVEGKQSSRGDRRHSADNHHHTPQGRESPEGSYTDDTSQEHHKPHHRSAPPQPGNSNPDPHEFDDEFDDDDPLPVIGHCKALYSFDGQNEGTLVMAEDEVLYIIEEDKGDGWTRARKQSGEEGYVPTSYVDITLEKNSKGS
- the fnbp1l gene encoding formin-binding protein 1-like isoform X1, which produces MSWGTELWDQFDNLDKHTQWGIDFLERYAKFVKERLDIEQNYAKQLRSLVKKYCPKRSKDEEPRFTSCLSFYSILNELNDYAGQREVVAEEMAHKVYGELMRYSQDLKAERKHHLQEGRKAQQYLDHCWKQMDNSKKKFERECREAEKAQITFERLDNDINATKSEVEKAKAQFYLRTHMADESKNEYAAQLQNFNAEQWKHFNNAIPHIFKNLQGMDERRTVKLGETYRSFAEAERRVIPIVSKCLEGMVSAAKAVDERRDSAIVVESFKSGFDPPGDFPFEDYSQNLSRTGSDGTISNTPKGDRDRDGAPGPRPDPKHPMSRTKNKLWLFGKKPKAPSLEDFSHLPPEQRRKRLQQRIDELNKELQKEMDQRDALNKMKDVYEKNPQMGDPSSLQPKISETICNMEKLRSEIHKNETWLSEVEGKQSSRGDRRHSADNHHHTPQGRESPEGSYTDDTSQEHHKPHHRSAPPQPGNSNPDPHEFDDEFDDDDPLPVIGHCKALYSFDGQNEGTLVMAEDEVLYIIEEDKGDGWTRARKQSGEEGYVPTSYVDITLEKNSKGAVTYI
- the fnbp1l gene encoding formin-binding protein 1-like isoform X3; the protein is MSWGTELWDQFDNLDKHTQWGIDFLERYAKFVKERLDIEQNYAKQLRSLVKKYCPKRSKDEEPRFTSCLSFYSILNELNDYAGQREVVAEEMAHKVYGELMRYSQDLKAERKHHLQEGRKAQQYLDHCWKQMDNSKKKFERECREAEKAQITFERLDNDINATKSEVEKAKAQFYLRTHMADESKNEYAAQLQNFNAEQWKHFNNAIPHIFKNLQGMDERRTVKLGETYRSFAEAERRVIPIVSKCLEGMVSAAKAVDERRDSAIVVESFKSGFDPPGDFPFEDYSQNLSRTGSDGTISNTPKGDRDRDGAPGPRPDPKHPMSRTKNKLWLFGKKPKVQASPTSSPPPPPSSSSSSSRPRPTSHIFPPSRFSSDLVSHYLSEIKTTVPRIPQNLRGLRRGWSVRTAPSLEDFSHLPPEQRRKRLQQRIDELNKELQKEMDQRDALNKMKDVYEKNPQMGDPSSLQPKISETICNMEKLRSEIHKNETWLSEVEGKQSSRGDRRHSADNHHHTPQGRESPEGSYTDDTSQEHHKPHHRSAPPQPGNSNPDPHEFDDEFDDDDPLPVIGHCKALYSFDGQNEGTLVMAEDEVLYIIEEDKGDGWTRARKQSGEEGYVPTSYVDITLEKNSKGAVTYI